The Firmicutes bacterium CAG:345 genome window below encodes:
- a CDS encoding fAD dependent oxidoreductase (product inferred by homology to UniProt) — protein sequence MKKYDVIIVGAGPMGIYTAYELMKKSPDKKVLLVDKGHDIYHRNCPILKKQIKQCPQDIYGKVGCYPACSMTSGFGGSGAYSDGKFNITSDFGGWMGDYMPNEEVVDLIKYVDSIQLEYGAPTELTNPNTKEVLEIEKKAISVGLKLLRSQVRHLGTELNLQVLKNIYEAMNGKIDYLFKTEVEDIVIEDNQVKGIVLKNGETIESDYVVLGVGRSGANWLSHTMNKHNVKVFNNHVDIGVRVETNNIIMDDINKYLYEGKFIFNTSVGTTVRTFCSNPSGHVVIENHNGIMLCNGHSYHNLALGSNNTNFALLVSQEFSEPFKDPNQYAEEISALANKLSNGSVLVQKYGDIKAGRRSTKKRIDEGFVKPTLKEAIPGDLALVLPYKIMRSLIEMVEALDHVTPGIANDHTLFYGVEAKFYSDRIECNDKFETKIKNLYVGGDGAGITRGLAQAGANGVRVARDIISK from the coding sequence ATGAAAAAATACGATGTAATCATTGTCGGCGCTGGACCGATGGGAATTTATACCGCTTATGAATTGATGAAAAAATCACCTGATAAAAAGGTTTTATTAGTTGATAAAGGTCATGATATTTATCATAGAAATTGTCCAATTTTAAAAAAGCAAATAAAACAATGCCCACAAGATATATATGGAAAAGTTGGATGTTATCCAGCTTGTTCAATGACTAGCGGTTTTGGTGGAAGTGGTGCTTATTCTGATGGTAAATTTAACATCACATCTGATTTTGGTGGTTGGATGGGCGATTATATGCCAAATGAAGAAGTTGTTGATTTGATTAAATATGTTGATTCAATTCAACTTGAATATGGTGCTCCTACTGAATTAACCAATCCTAATACTAAAGAAGTCTTAGAAATTGAAAAGAAAGCAATCTCTGTCGGTTTAAAATTATTGCGTTCTCAAGTTAGACATTTAGGAACCGAATTAAACTTACAAGTTCTTAAAAATATCTATGAAGCCATGAATGGAAAAATAGATTATTTATTTAAGACAGAAGTAGAAGATATTGTTATTGAAGATAATCAAGTCAAAGGAATTGTTTTAAAAAATGGTGAAACAATTGAAAGCGATTATGTTGTTTTAGGTGTTGGAAGATCTGGTGCTAACTGGTTATCACATACTATGAATAAGCATAATGTTAAAGTTTTTAACAATCACGTTGATATCGGTGTTCGTGTTGAAACAAACAACATTATTATGGATGATATAAATAAATATTTATATGAAGGAAAATTCATTTTCAACACTTCAGTTGGTACAACTGTTCGTACATTCTGTTCTAATCCATCAGGGCATGTTGTTATTGAAAATCATAATGGCATTATGCTTTGTAATGGTCACTCTTATCACAATTTAGCTCTTGGAAGCAATAATACAAATTTTGCATTATTAGTTTCTCAAGAATTTTCTGAACCTTTTAAAGATCCAAACCAATATGCGGAAGAAATTTCTGCTCTTGCCAACAAATTATCTAATGGTTCAGTTTTGGTTCAAAAATATGGTGATATTAAAGCAGGAAGGCGCTCGACCAAAAAGAGAATTGATGAAGGATTTGTTAAACCTACATTAAAGGAAGCTATTCCAGGTGATTTAGCTTTGGTTTTACCTTATAAGATCATGCGTTCATTAATTGAAATGGTTGAAGCTTTAGACCATGTTACACCAGGTATTGCAAATGACCATACATTATTTTATGGCGTTGAAGCTAAATTTTATTCTGATCGTATTG
- a CDS encoding adenylosuccinate synthetase (product inferred by homology to UniProt) has translation MNKSILVLGAQWGDEGKGKITNYLSEKADYVIRYQGGNNAGHTIVFDGHKYALRLIPSGVFNPNTKCILGNGMVINPRAFVEEKNEIQRAGFACDNLYISDRAHVIFDHHLVLDALNEESLGANKIGTTKKGIGPCYTDKAARVGMRMCDFVSDEFPELYRDLLKVKNKQIVDLGGTPIDYEKTVKEYLDIQKQIKPLVTDTISMIAKARKEGKKILFEGAQGSLLDIDFGSYPYVTSSNVTSGGTISGSGVGCHGIDGILGIVKSYQTRVGEGAFPTELKDEIGDEIREKGHEYGTVTHRPRRIGWLDLCALNYSIQINGISSICLTLFDVLSGFDEIKVCTHYQIDGKNVYTIPASNIQFKKCVPVYEVLKGWKEDISNVKSFDELPENAKKYIEFIEKETGLPVSIFSVGPDKYQTIIRKEIF, from the coding sequence ATGAATAAATCTATTTTAGTTCTAGGTGCCCAATGGGGCGATGAAGGAAAAGGAAAAATTACAAATTATCTTTCAGAGAAAGCAGATTATGTAATTCGCTATCAAGGTGGTAACAATGCTGGGCATACCATTGTTTTCGATGGTCATAAATATGCTTTAAGATTGATTCCATCAGGGGTATTTAATCCAAATACAAAATGTATTTTAGGAAATGGAATGGTCATTAATCCACGCGCTTTTGTCGAAGAAAAAAATGAAATTCAAAGAGCCGGATTTGCTTGTGATAATTTATATATTTCAGATCGCGCTCATGTTATTTTTGATCATCATTTAGTTCTTGATGCTTTGAATGAAGAATCTTTAGGTGCTAATAAAATAGGTACGACAAAAAAGGGAATTGGTCCATGTTATACAGATAAAGCAGCAAGAGTTGGAATGAGAATGTGCGATTTTGTTTCGGATGAATTTCCAGAATTATATAGAGATCTTTTAAAAGTTAAAAATAAACAAATTGTCGATTTAGGTGGAACACCAATCGATTATGAAAAGACAGTAAAAGAATATTTGGATATTCAAAAACAAATTAAACCATTGGTCACCGATACTATTTCAATGATAGCTAAGGCTAGAAAAGAAGGAAAAAAGATTTTGTTTGAAGGTGCACAAGGGTCTTTATTAGATATTGATTTTGGTTCTTATCCTTATGTTACAAGCAGCAATGTTACCAGTGGTGGAACTATTTCTGGTAGCGGAGTAGGATGCCATGGTATTGATGGAATATTAGGAATTGTTAAGTCATATCAGACCAGAGTTGGCGAAGGTGCTTTTCCGACAGAATTAAAGGATGAAATCGGTGATGAAATCAGAGAAAAAGGACATGAATATGGTACAGTTACTCATCGTCCACGCCGTATTGGATGGCTCGATTTATGCGCTCTGAATTATTCTATTCAAATCAATGGAATTTCTTCAATATGTTTAACTTTATTTGATGTTCTCTCTGGATTTGATGAAATAAAAGTCTGTACACATTATCAAATTGATGGTAAGAATGTATATACTATTCCTGCTTCTAATATTCAATTTAAAAAATGTGTTCCAGTTTATGAAGTCTTAAAAGGCTGGAAAGAAGATATATCTAATGTTAAGTCATTTGATGAATTGCCAGAAAATGCTAAAAAATATATTGAATTTATCGAAAAGGAAACTGGTCTTCCAGTAAGCATCTTCTCAGTAGGACCAGATAAATATCAGACTATTATTAGGAAGGAAATCTTTTAA